TTCGTTTCAAACTGTTGTTTCTTGAATGATAAAAAACATCTTACAATCGAATGAACTATTTGCTGATGCTaccaaaaaattatttttgatcaaGAAAAAGCATATACCTGGCCATCCCTTTGCCACAATCTCGCAGGTGATACTCCTTCAAGTCTTAAAGTGTGCAAATTTGGTAGAGGAATCCAGTCAGGAATATCCCGATGGCCGGAATTAGAATGAAGTTCAAGCCATTGTAAATCAGTTGATGTCTTTGAAGTCTCCAGAAGATATGTCATGTGGTTGGCAGTTTCATTGAAATATCTGAAAGTCTTTCCTTCTGACTGGGTGAGAATATATTGCATTTCAATCTGAATTCAAATTTCTATGGAGTTAGAATTAAAAATGTTTTAACAGCTTATAGAAAATAAAACATTTCACGCATGAAATTAAGGTCGCAAAAACACATACAAGATCTATACGACGCCACAGTCGACAAGGATTGCTCGATTCATTGTTTGCCATTTCTCTCCCCAAGTCCCTGAGGTGGTCATGCATTCTCATAACAATTGTTGGCTCATATTCGTATTTTATATGAAGAGAAAAGGTATCCTGTCGATCAACACAAAGTTGCACTTCAACAAGGCACTTGTCTTTGAGGGTCTGAAGCGCATGTTCAGCTCTCCACTTTGAAGCCTTCCATATACTTATGGCCGTGCTCACCTTTTTCCCTATGAAAAAGCATGCTATATCCATAAAGATCtgtttttcatcctcttccaaagcATCATAGCTTATCTTAAGTGTATATTTTATGTCTTTGTGTAGTCTTGCCTTAACAAGATCTAATTGCAACTTCCAATAAGCCTTGTCGCTGCCAAAAACATGCCCACCCATTACTCGAAGAGCAAGAGGTAAACCTCCACATGCTTTGACAAAGCTGTCTACCAAATTTTCAAACCCAGTTTTACAAGATTGCCTATGAAATGCATGCCAACAGAAGAGTTGTCTGCTATGCTGTGGACTCATTTCTTTCATCTTATAGCGGACTCTTACTCCGGCCTGTATAAGAAGCCTCTCATCACGGGTTGTGACAATCACCAAACTATTGGGATTCAGGGCATCTATGGGTAATATAGCATCTAGTTGCATCTGATTATCAACATCATCTATAACTATAAGGAAACTTGATTCACGGCTCCCTTGAAAGTTATGCTTGATATGGGCAGTTCCTTCTTCTATACTACAAAACGAATGATGATTTACAGGAAATAAATCATTGAGAAGTTTACTTTGCAGAGAAGTGAGCGCACCTTTGACATCATTTTCCCGCACATCAAACTGGATAGTTGATTCACTAAATTCTGAATGTTTGCGATTGAACAAATCTTTGGCGAGAGTGGTCTTGCCAGAGCCTCCCATTCCAAAGATACCAATTATTTTATCTCTCATCTGCCCATTTGCCTGGCAATAGCTATGGAAATCTTTCACAAGCTCATCAAGCCCCACAGCATATTTTGCAACTTGGAGTGGAATTTTTCTCTTTTGCTTCTCCTTAACTACGGCAGATACGATGTCACAACATAGCTTATTCAGATCGCTGTTTGtagtaaaaaaaatattaaaacgtGTTGCAAGAAAATGGGTAATATTTAATCTTACTTCCCAAACTCTTTCTCCAATGTGAAGTATAAAACCTAATATACTAAATACAAAGAGATTTTAACATAGATTGAAGTAGTTTATaggaaaaaaattcaacaaaataaagaaaatgtatatagATGGAAAGTATAAGACGATGTCTTACTCATTCTGTCCGTTGAATTGGTAGCCCATTATCCCTGAAATGTTCTGGAGGCATTCTTTCCACTGTTGAATGTCATGATGAGGATATCTGCCCTTCTCTTCGTGTTTGGAAAATGCATCTGCAACTCCATTTTTAATGTAGCGGAAGTCTGAAGGCTGAACATGGTAAAACAGGGGAATAATTCTAGCCCGGGTTTGAAACATTAGGGTTAGCTCAGCTAAGCACCAAGCAGACTCTACATATCGCGGTGAGAAGATGGCTATGTGCACTGTAGCAGAGAATATGGCGTTCTTTATGGTAGAAGAAATTGATTCTCCCAATTCAGTCTCTTCAGAATCAAGATACGCCCGGATCTCAGCTTTGTGTAGAGAATTGTAAAGCTGCCGAGCCAGAGTTGTTTTGAATACGTCAAACTGTTTTACAGACAAGGAGGATTTTATCATTGTGCTCGGAGGTTCAACTACCAGAAATGGATCGAGTTCCTGCTCTCCTCTACCAGATGTGGAAGTGGATGCCATCAACAGGAAATTGATGCTCTGGTGAAAAAGCAAACAAATAAAAAATGGATATGTTGAAAACAAGGAATTCGGTGCTTCAACAGGTCACAAGAAGACTTGGGAGTTAGAAATAGGCGATCAAATTAGGTACTCGATGAGAAAGATTAATGCATGTTGTTGTCGTGGTGTCAATGACCGTGTCGACGAAGATAAAAATGGTAAGCTTTATTTCAACTTTCCTGCGAAGTTCGTGTTGGCTGTGCTTCCACGTTATTGCCTCTTATGACGTTGAAAGTCTGCATCAAACCAGGAAAAATATCCTGCCCCTTTTTACTTCCCGTGAGCTGAAATAAATATGGCATCTAGGGAAAGCATCCCGCATCTAGGGCAAATGattcagtagttgtgcaccctaacttcgtgtTTATCAAAATCTTACGTAgaaatttcaaatcattccaatttttttacagcagcttacttggcaaatctcctacttataactaaggtttcagggccacatcatcaaatatgatgccacatcaacatgttttttgccaaggtatccaaaacagccccaaaaaaaagtgagaccaataggtgtgcaaaagggcccaatacttgtgcagttgatgtgtcatcacatgattggttacttttcagaACAAatagtatatttcattcaattattggtacttatcatacaactattggtgcagaATCAAGAAGTattggggtattaaatcaacaacttctatcacaagaattggaacgcgcTCAACTACTGAGTCCTTTCCCCTATATCGTGGAAAatcaagaaagaaaagaaaaagcagaAGTAAATATGGACTCCCACAggcatgataaagaagggtgataTTCCTTCCTTTCATAGGGTTAGGCTGGTTGGGCTTAACCAACACACTCGAAGCGTTGACCTCTTAGAGTGGCTTAGGTGGGGCCCAGTGATAAACCGTTTGATTAATGTTTTGCTGTTAATAAGACTGTTTGGTGGATGCACCCCCGGCCATATGCAGCGATGGTAGTGGTCATCCGGCAATGGCTACCCAGGGGACAAAACGCTCCCCCCCCCATGCCATGCCTTCCCTGCCCCCATGCCATCACGCCAGTCCAATCAAACTGTCGCGTCAGAAGTTCTGCCCCCAAGATTAGTACAGTCCTGTCGCGTTCATTTAATTTAAtatgttattaatttattatatatatatttaaaagttacaataagtaatataataaattaatagttgattatatatttagattctttaataataagttatatgattttgttttttttaatttctatttattttaataaaaatcatattataatatttataatatgtaattgatgattttaagatatatgtattatatagaaattttaataatattattttttaattatttacatacatataaataggtaaataatagtttatttttaactgaaatatttttaactaagttatacatatttaagttaaaaaatattatcaaatttactaaaactaaaaaataaaagtaattaaCTAAGTCTCTTAGTGAAAAATATTATAGTAAAGTAATTaagttacacatatttaagttaaaaaatatcaaaatttttttactaaaagtaaaaataaaagtaaCTAAGTTACTTAGCTAAAAATATTAACTTACacatatttttgattttttttcatttaaaaataaaagtaaaaatatgtgtaattaagtaaaaatatgtgtaactaatatacaaatttaacatatatattaaaaacaaatattaatataacctaaaaataaaattaaaatatgtgtaagtaatgtaaaattttaacatcCATGATATATAACTAATTAAGTGATTTTAACATATGCAAGTTAAAATTAATGATTagttacacatatttaagttaaaaaaaaatcaaaaaattaactaaaagtaaaaataaaagtaaCTAAGTTACTTGGTTAAAAATATGTAAGTAAGTAACTAAGTTACACATATTAACTAAGTTAAAAATAAAAGTAACTAAGTTACACATATTAACTAAGTTAAATATTTAACTAAGTTAAAAATAAAAGTAACTAagtaaatatttttaactaagtaatttagttaatttttttttttacttttagtttttttttgtttttttttaactaatcattaattttaacttacatatgttaaaatcatttaattagttatatattatggatgttaaaattttacattccttacacatattttaattttattattaagttatagtaatatttgtttttaatatatatgttaaatttGTATATTAGTTACACATATTTTTACTTGATATTTTTTGCCTTAAATATGTGTAATTTAATTACTTTACTATAATATTTTAATGTAAGAAACTTAGttaattacttttattttttagttttagtaaatttgataatattttttaactTTAATATGTATAACTTAGTTGATACTAGAGCTCTTATGCTTATCTCCATCCCACAAAAAAATCTTGGACCAATCTCTCCAAGAAGACTCGGTCCCCGCCAACCTTAATACAAATCAATTttaagctatggttggtaatctgaaGTCATCACCATGTCTTACTTTTTCTTAAAGTGACAATGcatcctttcaacaaccccatAACGCCTCTCTCCATATTGAATAATTTGTAAACCAACAtaagatcaagtgagtcttgattaaCAATGGAGCTGGTCTAAATATATGCACattgcagttggtcacaacattggggtatgcagtagaatcagtggatgctAGTAAAAGGATAGGGCCCATGGTGAAGCACATAGTTTTCCAAGTTCTAgacttcctctaccatataatctcttgttagggagaccttggatacacgccatgcaaggaGTCCCTTCTACCTACCACCAATGTATCAAATTTTCGCATAATGAGGTAGAGATTACAATCCTTgttgatgcaaatccctttgcatattgcaacaatattaatcatcaactagaGATCATTGTACCTACCAACAGGGAagctattccttcctcatcttatttaaatcccgcctctctttccAACTCAATAATCCCTACAAccaagcaagagaagttgaaaatgaaaatgggaAAGGAAGGTCCTGGGtaatataatctaagccaactatTTTGTGTGGGACAATTACTCACATCCCCCGGAACTCATGGCAAGCCCCATGGTTTTCTTCAAACACCACTGCCCAAAAGCACTTGTACATTGGCATAATTTACACCTGGAAAAAGTCAGGGGGaagaaaccatggatgaagacatAGCAGAATGGCTCTACATAGACCCTATTGACAAAGCAACCTTGAAGGCAAAGCTTCCCACAAACAAATATGGAAAAGGCTTTACTATCATGCATAGAATGgtctatgatggccatagtgctttaGGACCATGTAAACAAAGAGGACAAGAGCCCTTGCAACAAGATTTAAAACCCAGGGACAAAAATGGAgttggttttcaaaaggaatctcttcttaagctcatattcaaagggaaacccaacacacctctatatcagcctattactctaaagaggccatccttgattatatcTGTGGCACCAACAACCCCAACTGTACCAACAAGACTGATAATTCCATCAGTAGCTTCAGCAGTACATTTGTACCTTCAAGGTCAATCCAACAAATTTGATGAAGAGCATTTGAGAAATAGAGCTTTCATGCAATACAGAGCTTTTGGTTATCACAAAAACAAACGGGGCAAGATCAACCCTACTTTATTTCCTCAAATTTGTATTACCTACAACGAAGCtagaggggaaccaccaacccctgaaagagagGAAAAAGTAGACACCCCCTTTACCACATAAAGCTTCTATTGAGACACACATCCTACCCATTTCCACTTTCACATTTAAAACACATCACAATCCATCTAaatctcaaaacacaaaaaggtcttgtccttgGTTCTTTTTAGACATTGCTAAATCAAAACAActaatcactttttagagtgtctctcatctaggatcaatcatcctaagagtcATTTCTACAcatgttaaaactagtctatgagtgcatcctctcattgctaggtagcttggtttataacacatctcaaaccttgctatgccttatcacatcaaaattgttgaaaacacaagagcaattcacaaagaattTTTGTTGACAttcaaccttcagtgttagagatttATCATTCAAACAAACATTTCACAAACCTTGTCTTCCATCAAACACATCATCATCACCTCATAAATCATTTTCACAAACATCAAAAACATGGCTtacacaagatcaatgagaaaccgacaaccaaaaattgaagaggaagaagacaCCCTCAACGATTTTTCAGGAGGCCATTGGAGGAGGCATCAATTCAGAGGATCCCAGCACTCTGACACATGACAATATAGAAAGAGTGCGACATAACCCAAAATTCAATAGGCTCTTCGATGAGATTCTTAGAAAAATGCAGATGCACATTTCCTAAGACTTGCTCAGGAGGGTGCCAAACTACCCCCTGACTTTGATACAATACAGATAAGACAAACATCTAAACATCGTAGTCATCATGATGTTGGAAGAGGTAGAGAATACTTCCGGTATGATCCTAATCTTCAAGGGAATCCCCCTCATCCTCCACATCCTTCAGAATCAGATATGTTAAGACAACAAATCGAAAACCTCGCTCAACAATTAAATAGTGGTATAAAGACTACTTGGTTTTCACTCAATggcatttgtccctatccctttgataggaacatgctcatgccaccttttccatgagggtttgaaacaccaaaattttagAAGTAtcgaggcaaaggagatcctagagaTCATGTGAGAGAATTTCACTTAGCCTTTTTATAGGTGccctatgaggacacctatctcatgtgcctctttccccaaagtttgggaggcaccACTACACAATGGTTCTCACGAATAACAGGTGGCATCAGAATATTCAAAGAACTAGTAAAAAAATTTATTGCTCATTACTCGCACAACATAGAGcgtgatgtcaccatggcagatctatgcaacaccaaacaaaatccTGTAGAGTTTTTTTCAACTTTCTTACAACGGTGGAGGCAATTATCTAGCAGACGTTCCCTTCATctgcctgaacaagaactagtcaaaattttcattttaaaCTTGAACGATGAGATGGAATTCAATTTAGATATGaaggtgtagcatcataaattgtacgcacttgctagagtggtacaatttcacacctagtttagcacccgccttggtgcatcttgcattttgcattgcatttcccctttagca
This genomic stretch from Cryptomeria japonica chromosome 8, Sugi_1.0, whole genome shotgun sequence harbors:
- the LOC131041743 gene encoding disease resistance protein Roq1 isoform X1: MASTSTSGRGEQELDPFLVVEPPSTMIKSSLSVKQFDVFKTTLARQLYNSLHKAEIRAYLDSEETELGESISSTIKNAIFSATVHIAIFSPRYVESAWCLAELTLMFQTRARIIPLFYHVQPSDFRYIKNGVADAFSKHEEKGRYPHHDIQQWKECLQNISGIMGYQFNGQNDDLNKLCCDIVSAVVKEKQKRKIPLQVAKYAVGLDELVKDFHSYCQANGQMRDKIIGIFGMGGSGKTTLAKDLFNRKHSEFSESTIQFDVRENDVKGALTSLQSKLLNDLFPVNHHSFCSIEEGTAHIKHNFQGSRESSFLIVIDDVDNQMQLDAILPIDALNPNSLVIVTTRDERLLIQAGVRVRYKMKEMSPQHSRQLFCWHAFHRQSCKTGFENLVDSFVKACGGLPLALRVMGGHVFGSDKAYWKLQLDLVKARLHKDIKYTLKISYDALEEDEKQIFMDIACFFIGKKVSTAISIWKASKWRAEHALQTLKDKCLVEVQLCVDRQDTFSLHIKYEYEPTIVMRMHDHLRDLGREMANNESSNPCRLWRRIDLIEMQYILTQSEGKTFRYFNETANHMTYLLETSKTSTDLQWLELHSNSGHRDIPDWIPLPNLHTLRLEGVSPARLWQRDGQVPLKLRELYCCFNGHCYLGFTRHIFITGLNELVSLFGMLKYLESLYLQFGSEIQILEWKCLLKSVRELTNLKTLEFASLNVEGEFNLSNRGETTDDRFCMRSLEAITLCCAFKTRKVSISGQLCPTLKSLKLYSMADLIEVDLAGVTTLECLVLLDCGNLREVLGSDLLELEMFSIKLCRTIRELPNFGHVGSLKRIYIRRCRNLQDISAFEKLKGLKRIWISYCPELKDINALEQLKGLKRIWIEECTKLQGVICFTDMKGLKRIFIGGCARLQSIEGIEFLIWLESIIITACPKLQNIKGIEELKGLKEMIIADSPVINCVERLQRLPWDLTILVGRSAMSDLIADEDDFAWRWPLSDFNADKMGDTLSIADGFCEIECEKINKKHVEEMINSFHKKQHSLSTFIFCAILNGLPRIGSNICNGTRIMVEGDPLRTHTNLCSERAYWIYACVVNEEKLSKHDSWLPSSCDIEKAFLMGVKKGEERKTLHILESLFAQLCISNRIVPIDKVAEHEYDEVGKEGVDYDDLVQYVDKDEEYASGDDDYNDGVNSN
- the LOC131041743 gene encoding disease resistance protein Roq1 isoform X3, with the translated sequence MASTSTSGRGEQELDPFLVVEPPSTMIKSSLSVKQFDVFKTTLARQLYNSLHKAEIRAYLDSEETELGESISSTIKNAIFSATVHIAIFSPRYVESAWCLAELTLMFQTRARIIPLFYHVQPSDFRYIKNGVADAFSKHEEKGRYPHHDIQQWKECLQNISGIMGYQFNGQNDDLNKLCCDIVSAVVKEKQKRKIPLQVAKYAVGLDELVKDFHSYCQANGQMRDKIIGIFGMGGSGKTTLAKDLFNRKHSEFSESTIQFDVRENDVKGALTSLQSKLLNDLFPVNHHSFCSIEEGTAHIKHNFQGSRESSFLIVIDDVDNQMQLDAILPIDALNPNSLVIVTTRDERLLIQAGVRVRYKMKEMSPQHSRQLFCWHAFHRQSCKTGFENLVDSFVKACGGLPLALRVMGGHVFGSDKAYWKLQLDLVKARLHKDIKYTLKISYDALEEDEKQIFMDIACFFIGKKVSTAISIWKASKWRAEHALQTLKDKCLVEVQLCVDRQDTFSLHIKYEYEPTIVMRMHDHLRDLGREMANNESSNPCRLWRRIDLIEMQYILTQSEGKTFRYFNETANHMTYLLETSKTSTDLQWLELHSNSGHRDIPDWIPLPNLHTLRLEGVSPARLWQRDGQVPLKLRELYCCFNGHCYLGFTRHIFITGLNELVSLFGMLKYLESLYLQFGSEIQILEWKCLLKSVRELTNLKTLEFASLNVEGEFNLSNRGETTDDRFCMRSLEAITLCCAFKTRKVSISGQLCPTLKSLKLYSMADLIEVDLAGVTTLECLVLLDCGNLREVLGSDLLELEMFSIKLCRTIRELPNFGHVGSLKRIYIRRCRNLQDISAFEKLKGLKRIWISYCPELKDINALEQLKGLKRIWIEECTKLQGVICFTDMKGLKRIFIGGCARLQSIEGIEFLIWLESIIITACPKLQNIKGIEELKGLKEMIIADSPVINCVERLQVLNTDIFIFSLFCPSFPFRDCRGILQF